A DNA window from Centroberyx gerrardi isolate f3 chromosome 3, fCenGer3.hap1.cur.20231027, whole genome shotgun sequence contains the following coding sequences:
- the LOC139921376 gene encoding uncharacterized protein LOC139921376, which produces MGLRALLLLLWLTTAFILTTQALVKVSVSPVVTAECGQQVTLLCNVSSTRDGLSIKHLAWFQNHKLCDLGSDGNITEHHRHTQSGFHCRYEREQGQLSLVFQKVQPLESGNSTRYMCKVHSNQGVEEGYTTVELQECGGNVDVAVTREGPACTFTGVHPDGDVHWFHGSTRLAGVSPRINTSKRVDAGGWLTVSSSLEKKDYKEPYNCSLWNPASGRYISSSLVQIPGQVRVSSGAGAPGPLWTFWCFPFLAVFSMK; this is translated from the exons ATGGGGTTGAGAGCACTGCTTCTACTACTTTGGCTTACAACGGCGTTCATTCTCACTACACAAG CGCTGGTGAAAGTAAGTGTGAGTCCTGTGGTAACGGCAGAGTGTGGCCAGCAGGTCACCCTCCTCTGCAACGTCTCCTCAACCCGAGAcgggctgtcaatcaaacatctGGCGTGGTTCCAAAACCATAAGCTGTGTGATTTGGGCAGTGATGGGAATATCACTGAGCACCATAGACATACACAAAGTGGCTTCCATTGTCGGTATGAACGAGAACAGGGACAATTATCCCTCGTCTTCCAAAAAGTGCAGCCACTGGAAAGCGGAAATTCAACGCGGTACATGTGTAAGGTGCACTCCAATCAGGGCGTTGAGGAAGGATATACAACGGTGGAGTTACAAG AGTGCGGCGGGAACGTCGATGTTGCCGTGACTCGCGAGGGTCCCGCCTGCACCTTCACAGGGGTCCACCCGGACGGAGATGTGCACTGGTTCCACGGCTCTACCAGACTGGCGGGAGTCTCCCCGAGGATCAACACCAGTAAACGGGTAGACGCGGGCGGGTGGCTGACTGTCAGCAGTTCTCTGGAGAAGAAAGATTACAAGGAGCCCTACAACTGCTCCTTGTGGAACCCCGCGTCCGGCAGATACATCAGCAGCAGTCTGGTCCAGATCCCCGGTCAGGTTAGAGTAAGCAGTGGAGCTGGAGCACCGGGACCGCTGTGGACATTTTGGTGCTTCCCATTCCTGGCTGTCTTCTcgatgaaataa